A window of the Blattabacterium cuenoti genome harbors these coding sequences:
- the rplI gene encoding 50S ribosomal protein L9 has product MKILLKKDIEKLGFKYDELEVRAGYARNYLFPKGLAVLSSCVYAKRIKETLKNRFKNERILIEKSNYIKKKIQELNIKIPVKVSKNGKLFGSINNQKIMEILNSKGINIDKKFIKITGNKPIKSIGKYQAIICIHRKHSITLSFEVLSDS; this is encoded by the coding sequence ATGAAAATTTTATTAAAAAAAGATATAGAAAAATTAGGATTTAAGTATGATGAATTAGAAGTTAGAGCTGGATACGCTAGAAATTATCTCTTTCCAAAAGGACTTGCTGTGTTATCATCATGTGTATATGCTAAAAGAATAAAAGAAACTTTAAAAAACAGATTTAAAAATGAACGTATTTTAATAGAAAAATCAAATTATATAAAGAAAAAAATACAAGAATTGAATATAAAAATACCAGTTAAAGTAAGTAAAAATGGTAAGCTATTTGGATCTATAAATAATCAAAAAATTATGGAAATATTAAATTCAAAAGGAATAAATATAGATAAAAAATTTATTAAAATTACTGGTAATAAACCAATTAAATCAATTGGTAAATATCAAGCAATTATTTGTATACATAGAAAACATAGTATTACGTTGTCATTTGAGGTATTGTCTGATTCATGA
- a CDS encoding pyridoxal phosphate-dependent aminotransferase, giving the protein MIKSSDRINQISEYFFSKKMKEINSIEKNGINVINLGIGNPDITPPYGVIKKMKEASELNNANAYQSYIGLKDLRNSISKWYKKIYKVNLDPNNEILPLIGSKEGIMYISMCYLDKGDQVLIPNPGYPTYSSVSKLLGAKIIYYNLNEKNNWIPDIQFLESLNLSKVKIFWINYPHMPTGANIQFMELKKIVSFAIKNRILIVYDNPYSCITDNKNGSFLSIFNIRESKNVALELNSLSKNYNMPGWRVGMVIGKKKFIKNILKINSQMHSGMYYPIQIGAIEAMRNDLNWFKIINNEYSNRRKIIWNICDFFKMKYSKKNNSGIFVWARLNNNEDDIVWSEKILNKYHIFITPGSIFGTNGKGYVRFSICCPIEILKVAKNRIFL; this is encoded by the coding sequence ATTATAAAGTCTTCTGATAGAATTAATCAAATATCAGAATATTTCTTTTCTAAAAAAATGAAAGAGATTAATTCCATTGAAAAAAATGGAATTAATGTGATTAATTTAGGAATTGGGAATCCAGATATTACTCCTCCATATGGCGTAATAAAAAAAATGAAAGAAGCATCAGAATTAAATAATGCAAATGCTTATCAAAGTTATATAGGATTAAAAGATTTACGTAATTCTATATCTAAATGGTATAAAAAAATATATAAGGTAAATTTAGATCCTAATAATGAAATATTACCATTGATAGGATCTAAGGAGGGTATTATGTATATTAGTATGTGTTATTTGGATAAAGGAGACCAAGTATTAATTCCAAACCCAGGATATCCTACATATTCTTCTGTATCTAAATTATTAGGAGCAAAGATTATTTATTACAATTTAAATGAAAAAAATAATTGGATTCCTGATATACAATTTTTAGAATCTTTAAATTTATCTAAAGTTAAAATTTTTTGGATAAACTATCCTCATATGCCTACAGGTGCTAATATTCAATTTATGGAACTGAAAAAAATAGTTTCTTTTGCAATAAAAAATCGTATTTTAATTGTATATGATAATCCTTATAGCTGTATAACAGATAATAAAAATGGATCCTTTTTAAGTATTTTCAATATTAGAGAATCTAAAAATGTTGCATTAGAATTAAATTCTTTAAGCAAGAATTATAATATGCCAGGATGGCGTGTTGGAATGGTAATAGGTAAAAAAAAATTTATTAAAAATATATTAAAAATTAATAGTCAAATGCATTCTGGGATGTATTATCCAATTCAAATTGGAGCTATAGAGGCTATGAGAAATGATTTAAATTGGTTTAAAATTATCAATAATGAATATTCTAACCGTAGAAAAATAATATGGAATATATGTGATTTTTTCAAAATGAAATATTCAAAAAAAAATAATTCAGGTATTTTTGTTTGGGCTAGATTAAATAATAACGAAGATGATATTGTATGGTCGGAAAAAATTTTAAATAAGTATCATATATTCATTACTCCTGGTAGTATATTTGGAACTAATGGAAAAGGATATGTTAGATTTTCGATTTGTTGTCCTATAGAAATTTTAAAAGTAGCAAAAAATAGAATATTTTTATGA
- the metK gene encoding methionine adenosyltransferase, translating into MAYIFTSESVSEGHPDKISDQISDAILDNFLAFDQNAKVAIETMVTTGQIIIAGEVNANTLVNVQNISRNVLRKIGYTKNEYNFNANSCGIIVAIKEQSLDLIKGIRNHNLQLNNKNPLSNIGAGDQCVVFGYAVKESYNYMPLSLELSHSLLKELSDIRNEGKIMTYLRPDSKSQVTVEYSDKNVPIHVNSVVVSTQHDEFDTKENMHKKINMDVKNILIPRLKKNFLYYDIEELFTDNTKYYINTTGRFVIGGPNGDTGLTGRKIIVDTYGGRGAHGGGAFSGKDPSKMDRSGAYEARHIAKNIVASGISDEVLLQISYVAGIEKPINIFVNTYGKSKINDEVIASNINKVFDLRPYAIEKRLNLCNPIFENTAVYGHMGKSPRKVYKSFSDAMGNVVNRQVELFPWEKLDYITIIQDVFK; encoded by the coding sequence TTGGCTTATATATTCACCAGTGAATCTGTTTCAGAAGGTCATCCAGATAAGATTTCTGATCAAATATCAGATGCTATATTAGATAATTTTCTAGCTTTTGATCAAAATGCAAAAGTAGCTATAGAAACTATGGTAACAACTGGACAAATTATAATAGCTGGAGAAGTAAATGCTAATACATTGGTGAATGTTCAAAATATATCTCGTAATGTTTTACGAAAAATAGGTTATACCAAAAACGAATATAATTTCAATGCAAATTCTTGTGGTATTATTGTAGCTATTAAAGAACAATCTTTGGATTTAATTAAAGGGATTAGAAATCATAATTTACAATTGAATAATAAAAACCCCCTATCAAATATAGGAGCAGGAGATCAATGTGTTGTATTCGGTTATGCAGTAAAAGAATCATATAATTATATGCCATTATCATTAGAACTTTCTCATAGTTTATTAAAAGAATTATCTGATATAAGAAATGAAGGAAAAATAATGACTTATTTACGTCCAGATTCTAAGTCACAAGTTACAGTTGAGTATTCAGATAAAAACGTTCCTATTCATGTTAATTCCGTAGTAGTTTCTACTCAACATGACGAATTTGATACAAAAGAAAATATGCATAAAAAGATTAATATGGACGTTAAAAATATATTGATTCCTAGATTAAAAAAAAATTTTCTATATTACGACATAGAAGAATTATTTACGGATAATACAAAATATTATATAAATACTACAGGTAGATTTGTTATAGGAGGCCCTAATGGAGATACAGGCCTAACTGGTAGAAAAATTATTGTAGATACTTATGGAGGTAGAGGGGCTCATGGTGGTGGGGCTTTTTCTGGAAAGGATCCATCTAAAATGGATAGATCTGGAGCTTATGAAGCTAGACATATAGCTAAAAATATAGTTGCATCAGGCATATCGGATGAAGTTTTATTACAAATATCTTATGTTGCAGGAATAGAAAAACCTATAAATATTTTTGTTAATACTTATGGAAAATCAAAAATAAATGATGAAGTTATAGCATCCAATATAAATAAAGTTTTTGATCTAAGACCTTATGCAATAGAAAAAAGACTTAATTTATGTAATCCTATATTTGAAAATACTGCTGTGTATGGTCATATGGGAAAATCCCCAAGAAAAGTATATAAATCTTTTTCAGATGCAATGGGAAATGTTGTAAATAGACAAGTAGAACTTTTTCCATGGGAAAAGTTGGATTATATTACAATTATACAAGATGTTTTTAAATAA
- a CDS encoding chorismate mutase: protein MDVLNKNIDRSWIDNCNNPFIISGPCSAESKMQIFNTANGLLKNEGKSYVHAFRAGIWKPRTKPGNFEGIGIEGLKWLREVKKNNGIYIATEVANKEHVKLCINHDVDILWIGARSTTNPFLVQEIADSLVGQNDKIVLVKNPIHPDIELWIGAVERLYKKGIRKIGLIHRGFYTYKSLKYRNQPNWKLVLEIKNIIPEIPILCDPSHICGNRDRLFDISNKSIRYFNCDGLMIESHYDPSKAWSDSNQQITPDILLDFLKSFYSNSNKDYITKNQRDLESFRLLIDELDENIISILSERMNISRKLGIIKKNLDINILQPNRWNIIMKQSINLGKDLGIPEQLLKNIFKLLHQESIKIQNKTMK from the coding sequence ATGGATGTTTTAAATAAAAATATAGATAGATCTTGGATTGATAATTGTAATAACCCTTTTATAATATCTGGGCCTTGTAGTGCAGAAAGTAAAATGCAAATTTTTAATACTGCAAACGGATTACTAAAAAACGAAGGAAAATCTTATGTTCATGCATTTAGAGCTGGAATATGGAAGCCAAGAACAAAACCTGGAAATTTTGAAGGTATAGGAATAGAAGGGTTAAAATGGTTAAGAGAAGTTAAAAAAAATAATGGAATTTATATAGCAACAGAGGTTGCTAACAAAGAACATGTTAAATTATGTATTAATCATGATGTAGATATATTATGGATAGGTGCTAGAAGCACTACAAATCCTTTTCTTGTTCAAGAAATAGCAGACTCTTTAGTTGGTCAAAATGATAAAATTGTTTTAGTTAAAAATCCAATTCATCCAGATATAGAGTTATGGATAGGGGCAGTAGAAAGATTATATAAAAAAGGAATAAGAAAAATTGGATTAATACATAGAGGCTTCTATACTTATAAAAGTTTGAAATATCGTAATCAACCTAATTGGAAATTAGTATTAGAAATTAAAAATATAATTCCGGAAATACCAATATTATGTGATCCTTCACATATATGTGGAAATAGAGACAGGTTATTTGATATATCGAATAAATCTATTCGTTATTTTAATTGCGATGGACTTATGATAGAAAGTCATTATGATCCAAGTAAGGCTTGGAGCGATTCTAATCAACAAATAACCCCGGATATATTGTTAGATTTTTTGAAATCATTTTATTCAAATTCAAATAAGGATTATATTACAAAAAATCAAAGGGATTTGGAGTCTTTTAGACTATTGATAGATGAATTAGATGAAAATATTATTTCTATTTTATCAGAAAGAATGAATATTTCTAGAAAATTAGGTATAATAAAAAAAAATTTGGATATAAATATTTTACAACCCAATAGATGGAATATTATTATGAAACAATCTATTAACTTAGGAAAAGATTTAGGTATTCCTGAACAACTTCTAAAAAATATTTTTAAATTATTACATCAAGAATCAATTAAGATTCAAAATAAAACTATGAAATAG
- a CDS encoding prephenate dehydrogenase/arogenate dehydrogenase family protein — protein sequence MSVIGIIGLGLIGGSIGLILRKKYKVIGTDLNDNNSSYAKKIGIVDEITSYQYLIKKSSIIILCTPVDNIIHILPDILNRIDVNKNTVVLDTGSTKYTICNSVYNHPNRNRFVATHPIAGTEFSGAKSADCTLFDKKNCIICDYELSDHSAIVIVKKIFSTIMNMHITYMSSKEHDFYISYTSHLPHVISFSLSRMILNKFDKKNDIKIIFKKMIGSSLISNVRLANSNPNTWNPIFLSNKNNIINSINLYISCIKLFRNYLSRNKFSNLYEYINESNNIKKYINMNKKDKDE from the coding sequence ATGAGTGTAATTGGTATTATTGGATTAGGATTAATTGGAGGATCAATAGGGTTAATATTAAGAAAAAAGTATAAAGTTATAGGAACAGATTTAAATGATAATAATTCTTCTTATGCAAAGAAAATAGGAATTGTTGATGAAATAACTTCTTATCAATATTTAATTAAAAAATCTTCAATAATTATATTGTGTACACCAGTAGATAATATAATTCATATATTACCTGATATTCTTAATAGAATTGACGTAAATAAGAACACGGTAGTATTAGATACTGGTTCGACTAAATACACTATTTGTAATAGTGTATACAATCATCCCAATAGAAATCGTTTTGTTGCTACACATCCAATTGCTGGTACTGAATTTTCTGGGGCAAAATCAGCAGATTGTACCCTTTTTGATAAAAAAAATTGTATTATTTGCGATTATGAATTAAGTGATCATAGTGCAATAGTAATAGTAAAAAAAATATTTTCTACTATTATGAATATGCATATAACTTATATGAGTTCTAAAGAACATGATTTTTATATATCATATACTTCTCATTTACCTCATGTAATTTCTTTTTCTTTATCTAGAATGATTTTAAATAAATTTGATAAAAAAAATGATATAAAAATAATTTTTAAAAAAATGATAGGAAGCAGTTTAATTTCTAATGTAAGATTGGCAAATAGTAATCCAAATACTTGGAATCCTATATTCTTATCTAATAAGAATAATATAATTAATTCTATTAATTTATATATAAGTTGTATAAAATTATTTCGTAATTATTTATCTAGAAATAAATTTTCTAATTTGTATGAATATATAAATGAATCAAATAATATAAAAAAGTATATAAACATGAATAAAAAAGATAAAGATGAGTAA
- the rpsR gene encoding 30S ribosomal protein S18, whose product MNDQKKNINVKSSSSESDLRYLSPVKIETKIEKKYCYFEKRKIKYIDYKDPIFLIKFLNSQGKILPRRITGTMQKNQNKLNYAIKRCRQIGLLPFVTDDLR is encoded by the coding sequence ATAAATGATCAAAAAAAAAATATAAATGTAAAATCATCTTCATCAGAAAGTGATTTAAGATACTTGTCTCCTGTAAAAATAGAAACTAAAATAGAAAAAAAGTACTGCTATTTTGAAAAAAGGAAAATTAAATATATAGATTATAAAGATCCAATTTTTTTAATTAAATTTCTTAATTCACAAGGGAAGATATTGCCTAGACGTATAACTGGGACTATGCAAAAAAATCAAAATAAATTAAATTATGCCATAAAAAGATGTAGACAAATTGGATTATTACCTTTTGTTACAGATGATTTGAGATAA
- a CDS encoding prephenate dehydratase yields the protein MNIIAIQGIKGCFHHAAVSKYFKKNYKLMECSSFRKLALSVSKSDVYAGVMAIENTIAGTILSNYNLLSEYNIKIVGEIYMPIKHHLMAFPGQKIEDIKEIISHPMAFLQCELFMDAHPYLKKSEYMDTASAAKYISKYNKKKVAAIASEYASREYGLEILYDNIQTTKNNFTRFFVIKNKHNNKKNNLFNKASLKFDILHTTGSLSKLLSFISDIGINMTKIQSIPILQRPWEYSFYIDIIFDNIIYYNKLKKEIKEIPFLHNITIMGEYKNGMLHN from the coding sequence ATGAATATAATAGCAATACAAGGTATAAAAGGCTGTTTTCATCATGCTGCTGTTTCTAAGTATTTTAAAAAAAATTATAAGTTGATGGAATGTTCTTCTTTTAGGAAATTAGCTTTATCTGTATCAAAATCTGATGTATATGCTGGAGTTATGGCTATAGAAAATACTATAGCAGGTACTATACTTAGTAATTATAATCTTCTTTCCGAATATAATATAAAAATTGTAGGAGAAATTTATATGCCTATAAAACATCATTTAATGGCATTTCCAGGACAAAAAATAGAAGATATAAAAGAAATTATTTCTCATCCTATGGCTTTTTTGCAATGTGAATTATTTATGGACGCTCATCCATACTTAAAAAAATCTGAATATATGGATACAGCTTCTGCAGCAAAATATATTTCTAAATACAATAAGAAAAAAGTTGCAGCAATTGCTTCAGAATACGCGTCTCGTGAATATGGATTAGAAATTTTGTATGATAATATTCAAACTACTAAAAATAATTTTACAAGATTTTTTGTAATTAAAAATAAACATAATAATAAAAAAAACAATTTATTTAATAAAGCATCATTAAAATTTGACATATTACATACCACTGGTAGTTTATCTAAACTATTAAGTTTTATATCGGATATTGGAATTAACATGACAAAAATACAATCCATTCCTATTTTACAACGTCCTTGGGAATATTCTTTTTATATAGATATTATATTTGATAATATAATTTATTACAATAAATTAAAAAAAGAAATAAAAGAGATACCTTTTCTCCATAACATAACGATTATGGGGGAATATAAAAATGGAATGTTGCATAATTAA
- a CDS encoding Nramp family divalent metal transporter — MEKENKISSLSNSLSSISVPSSKDSFWKKLLAFTGPGLLIAAGYMDPGNWATDINGGSKFGYTLLSVIFFSNIFAIILQYLSIKLGIVYEKDLAQSCRDNYHPIINFVLWLFCEIAICACELSEIIGSVLALKLLFGINTIWAILITVTDVLFILFFQSKGFRYIEIIIAVLVLIILICFVFEILISKPNITLILKGIIPNKKIITNPESIFISIAILGATVMPHNLYLHSSIVQTRNYPRTIEGKKMAVKYATIDSILSLLLAFFINSFILIVSAATFHKYKYHIIDIMEAHKILIPILGNFSGILFSIALLASGQNSTLTGTITGQIIMEGFINIRLKPWIRRIITRTISIIPAIIIYIIYGEEGETKLLIISQIILSLQLTFAVIPLVCFTGDKKKMGIFVNGTIIKILSWTISIIIILLNIIMIYKNS, encoded by the coding sequence ATGGAAAAAGAAAATAAAATTTCATCATTATCAAATTCATTATCATCCATTTCTGTTCCATCATCAAAAGATAGTTTTTGGAAAAAATTATTAGCGTTTACTGGTCCTGGATTATTAATTGCAGCAGGATATATGGATCCAGGAAATTGGGCTACAGATATAAATGGAGGATCTAAATTTGGATATACACTTTTATCAGTTATATTTTTTTCAAATATATTTGCTATTATTCTACAATATTTATCAATTAAATTAGGAATTGTATATGAAAAAGACTTAGCTCAATCTTGCAGAGATAATTATCATCCTATTATTAATTTTGTGTTATGGCTATTTTGTGAAATAGCTATTTGTGCATGTGAATTATCAGAAATTATTGGTTCTGTACTAGCATTAAAATTACTTTTTGGAATTAATACAATATGGGCTATATTAATCACTGTTACAGATGTATTATTTATATTATTCTTTCAATCTAAAGGATTCAGATATATAGAAATCATAATTGCCGTATTAGTACTAATAATATTGATTTGTTTTGTATTCGAAATTTTAATATCTAAACCTAACATTACTCTTATTTTAAAAGGAATAATCCCTAACAAAAAAATAATTACAAATCCAGAATCTATTTTTATATCAATAGCTATATTAGGAGCTACCGTTATGCCTCACAATCTTTATCTTCATTCTAGTATAGTTCAAACTAGAAATTATCCAAGAACTATAGAAGGTAAAAAAATGGCTGTAAAATATGCAACAATAGATAGTATTTTATCATTATTATTAGCATTTTTTATTAATTCCTTTATATTAATTGTTTCTGCAGCAACATTTCACAAATATAAATATCATATCATAGATATAATGGAAGCACATAAAATTTTAATTCCTATATTAGGAAATTTTTCAGGCATTCTTTTCTCTATAGCCTTGTTAGCTTCAGGGCAAAATTCTACTTTAACTGGAACTATAACTGGACAAATAATAATGGAAGGATTTATAAATATTAGGTTAAAACCTTGGATAAGAAGAATTATAACAAGAACAATATCTATCATACCTGCAATAATAATATATATTATATATGGAGAAGAAGGAGAAACTAAACTGTTAATAATAAGTCAGATTATTTTGTCTTTACAATTAACATTTGCAGTTATTCCATTAGTTTGTTTCACTGGAGATAAAAAAAAAATGGGTATTTTTGTTAATGGAACAATAATAAAAATATTGTCTTGGACAATATCTATTATCATAATATTACTGAATATAATTATGATATATAAAAATTCATGA
- the gltX gene encoding glutamate--tRNA ligase, whose translation MLKPIRVRFAPSPTGILHLGGVRTALYNYLFAKKNNGTFILRIEDTDKKRLNPISESYILETLNWCGINPDEGVGCGGPHYPYYQSKRNHIYEFYLNKLLKNGYAYYAFDTDENLFNKRKEYEKLGLTFSYNHNVRMNMDNSLSMTKNELNRRLKSNCSYVVRFKINPGIILKASDMIRGYMEINTNYLDDKILLKSDKSATYHLANTIDDHIMNITHVLRGDEWISSVFFHILIYNSFGWKPPYFAHLPLILRKDGKGKISKRNISSSSYPIFPIQWEDPINKKIIPGFRELGFFSESFINMIALLGWNPGDNKEILSLQELINYFSINNISKSGVFFDIKKAIWFNKQYIKNKKKDIFIFLVEELKKRSLFFEKKYIWKVIHLTINRICFIHEIWKYSYYFFVAPDSYDYSLFKYVNPKYGIHKLEYINNKLCMKNFSFDRLKSFFYKEKDKKVLLQLIRLSLVGRIKGVELFIIFKMLGKKECFIRIKKLIEKIKFL comes from the coding sequence ATGTTAAAACCTATTCGCGTTCGTTTTGCCCCTAGTCCCACTGGGATTCTTCATTTAGGAGGAGTAAGAACAGCTTTGTACAATTATCTTTTCGCTAAAAAGAATAATGGTACATTTATTCTTAGGATAGAAGATACTGATAAAAAAAGATTAAATCCTATTTCTGAATCATATATATTAGAAACATTGAATTGGTGTGGAATAAATCCTGATGAAGGAGTTGGATGTGGAGGCCCTCATTATCCTTATTATCAATCTAAAAGAAATCATATATATGAATTTTATTTAAATAAATTATTAAAAAACGGATATGCTTATTATGCATTTGATACAGATGAAAATCTCTTTAATAAGAGAAAAGAATATGAAAAATTAGGATTAACTTTTTCTTATAATCATAATGTTAGAATGAATATGGATAATTCATTATCTATGACAAAAAATGAGTTAAATAGAAGATTGAAATCTAATTGTTCTTATGTAGTAAGATTTAAAATTAATCCTGGAATAATATTAAAGGCTTCGGATATGATTAGAGGATATATGGAAATTAATACAAATTATTTAGATGATAAAATTTTGTTGAAATCGGATAAATCAGCAACATATCATTTAGCTAATACTATTGATGATCATATTATGAATATTACTCATGTTTTAAGAGGAGATGAATGGATTTCATCTGTATTTTTTCATATTCTTATATACAATTCTTTTGGATGGAAGCCTCCATATTTTGCTCATTTACCATTAATTTTGAGAAAAGATGGAAAAGGAAAAATTAGTAAAAGAAATATATCATCATCTTCTTATCCTATATTTCCTATACAATGGGAAGATCCTATTAATAAAAAAATTATTCCTGGATTTAGAGAGTTAGGATTTTTTTCTGAATCATTTATTAACATGATAGCTTTATTAGGATGGAATCCTGGAGATAATAAGGAAATATTATCTTTACAAGAATTAATAAATTATTTTTCTATAAATAATATTAGTAAATCTGGTGTTTTTTTTGATATTAAAAAAGCTATTTGGTTTAATAAACAATATATTAAAAATAAAAAGAAAGATATTTTTATTTTTCTTGTTGAAGAATTGAAAAAACGTTCTTTGTTTTTTGAAAAAAAATATATATGGAAAGTTATTCATTTAACTATTAATAGGATTTGTTTTATTCATGAGATATGGAAGTATTCTTATTATTTTTTTGTAGCTCCTGATAGCTATGATTATAGTTTATTTAAATATGTAAATCCAAAATATGGTATCCATAAATTGGAATATATAAATAATAAATTATGTATGAAAAATTTTTCTTTTGATAGATTAAAGTCTTTTTTTTACAAAGAAAAAGATAAAAAAGTGTTGTTACAATTAATACGGTTATCATTAGTAGGAAGAATAAAAGGAGTTGAATTATTTATAATATTTAAAATGTTAGGAAAAAAAGAATGTTTTATCCGTATAAAAAAATTAATAGAAAAAATTAAATTTTTATAA
- the mnmE gene encoding tRNA uridine-5-carboxymethylaminomethyl(34) synthesis GTPase MnmE — protein sequence MLDNDTIAALATSPYGYSAISIIRISGYNSIYIIENIFHFLNKKKKRLINQSTHTIHLGYIKGYGEKIKKEIDKVMISIFKSPHSYTGENMIEIYCHGSQYIYQRILRLLVSNGIRIARPGEFTLRAFINKKLDLTQAEAISDLIKSENESCHNIFFQQVKGSLNKEIKKLKKKFLNLVSLLELELDFSEDNLICDNKKKIYYYLNEIKNKLKYLVESFSLGNAIKNGVNVVIIGNPNVGKSSFFNKVLKEDRSIVSPIKGTTRDFLEGTINIKGILFRFIDTAGLRKSDDPIEIIGIKKTMDKIDESHVIFYLFNACVKNTEQKIIFNEIRDFNMKYPKKIIFVLANKKDIYSFKDFCGISSIPYFFKISAINHIDIEKVIHVLSTVFINRIKKNKIIVTQIRHYESFHNSLKEILLSINNFNKGLSEDFIIIHIKNAMNFLYEITGEVTNEDILNNIFSKFCIGK from the coding sequence ATGTTAGATAATGATACTATTGCAGCTTTAGCAACTTCTCCCTATGGATACAGTGCTATTTCCATTATTCGTATTTCTGGATATAATTCAATATATATTATCGAAAATATATTTCATTTTTTAAATAAAAAAAAGAAAAGATTAATTAATCAATCAACACATACAATTCATTTGGGTTATATAAAAGGATATGGTGAAAAAATAAAAAAAGAAATAGATAAAGTAATGATATCTATTTTTAAAAGTCCTCATTCTTATACAGGAGAAAATATGATAGAAATTTATTGTCATGGATCTCAATATATATATCAAAGAATTTTACGGTTATTAGTTTCTAATGGAATTAGAATAGCTCGTCCAGGAGAATTTACATTACGTGCTTTCATAAATAAAAAATTGGATTTAACACAAGCAGAAGCTATTTCAGATTTAATAAAATCTGAAAACGAATCATGTCACAATATTTTTTTTCAACAAGTTAAAGGATCTTTAAATAAAGAAATAAAAAAATTAAAGAAAAAATTTTTGAATTTGGTTTCCTTATTAGAATTAGAATTAGATTTTTCTGAGGATAACTTAATTTGTGATAACAAAAAAAAAATATATTATTATTTGAATGAAATAAAAAATAAATTAAAATATTTAGTAGAATCTTTTTCATTGGGTAATGCTATAAAAAATGGTGTAAATGTTGTTATTATAGGTAATCCTAATGTAGGAAAATCTAGCTTTTTTAATAAAGTTCTTAAAGAAGATCGTTCTATAGTTTCTCCTATAAAAGGAACTACTAGAGATTTTTTAGAAGGAACTATTAATATAAAAGGAATTTTATTTCGTTTTATAGATACAGCAGGATTACGTAAATCTGATGATCCTATAGAAATTATAGGAATTAAAAAAACTATGGATAAGATAGATGAATCTCATGTTATATTTTATTTATTTAATGCTTGTGTAAAAAATACAGAACAAAAAATAATTTTTAACGAAATACGTGATTTTAATATGAAATATCCAAAAAAAATTATATTCGTATTGGCAAATAAAAAAGATATATATTCTTTTAAAGATTTTTGTGGAATATCAAGTATTCCTTATTTTTTTAAAATTTCTGCAATAAATCATATAGATATAGAAAAAGTAATTCATGTTTTAAGTACTGTTTTTATAAACAGAATAAAAAAAAATAAAATTATTGTAACACAAATAAGACATTATGAGTCTTTTCATAATTCATTAAAGGAAATATTATTATCTATTAACAATTTTAACAAAGGATTATCTGAAGATTTTATTATTATACATATAAAAAATGCAATGAATTTTTTATATGAAATTACTGGTGAAGTAACAAATGAAGATATATTAAATAATATATTTTCTAAATTTTGTATTGGAAAGTAA
- the rpsF gene encoding 30S ribosomal protein S6, giving the protein MLRHYECVVIITPILSDDQAKNTAKEYEDYLIKKEGRVVYQEHWGLKKLSYSIRKKQSGCYHLFEFLLSPNFIFDLELKLRQDERILRFLTVKLNKYGIEYAEKRRKKLKENDSIKHK; this is encoded by the coding sequence ATGCTTAGGCATTATGAATGTGTTGTGATAATTACCCCTATATTATCTGATGATCAAGCAAAAAATACAGCAAAAGAATATGAAGATTACTTGATTAAAAAAGAAGGTAGAGTTGTCTATCAAGAACATTGGGGGTTGAAAAAATTATCTTATTCTATTAGAAAAAAACAAAGTGGATGTTATCACTTATTTGAATTTTTATTAAGTCCTAATTTTATTTTTGATTTAGAATTGAAATTAAGACAAGATGAAAGGATATTACGTTTTTTAACTGTTAAGTTGAATAAATATGGAATAGAATATGCAGAAAAAAGAAGAAAAAAATTAAAAGAAAATGATAGTATAAAACATAAATAA